In Gossypium arboreum isolate Shixiya-1 chromosome 5, ASM2569848v2, whole genome shotgun sequence, a single genomic region encodes these proteins:
- the LOC108451340 gene encoding uncharacterized protein LOC108451340 — MDPKTKFSTHRERATNPLVWCAAIICTILTVAVIIAGIVTFIGYLVIHPRVPYVSVMDAHLDHIQIDYAGILEIQVTILIRAQNGNEKAHASFSDSSYSLSLNGEVVAQLVAPPFEVGKNSSVDFNYVVPSSPIPLRPDQAEDVDTGLKKDLITFDLKGSTWVRWRIGHLASVRFLCRLECRLRFHPLNGTYIPSRCSSKAK; from the coding sequence ATGGACCCAAAAACAAAGTTCTCAACACATCGGGAACGAGCAACCAATCCGCTGGTGTGGTGTGCTGCTATCATCTGCACCATCTTGACCGTAGCAGTCATCATCGCAGGCATTGTTACCTTCATAGGATACTTAGTTATACATCCCAGGGTGCCTTACGTCAGTGTCATGGATGCTCACCTAGACCATATCCAGATTGATTATGCGGGTATTCTGGAAATTCAGGTAACCATACTAATTCGAGCCCAGAATGGGAACGAAAAGGCACATGCAAGCTTCTCGGATTCGAGTTACAGCTTAAGCTTGAACGGGGAAGTGGTGGCGCAGCTGGTAGCACCACCCTTTGAAGTAGGTAAGAACAGTTCGGTTGATTTTAACTATGTAGTGCCATCTTCACCCATACCCTTAAGACCAGATCAAGCAGAGGATGtggacacggggttgaagaaagATTTGATTACATTCGATTTAAAAGGCAGTACCTGGGTGAGATGGAGAATAGGGCACCTGGCTTCAGTTAGGTTCTTGTGTCGTCTTGAGTGCCGGTTGCGTTTCCATCCTTTGAATGGAACTTACATTCCTTCACGCTGTAGTTCCAAGGCCAAATAA